One stretch of Epinephelus lanceolatus isolate andai-2023 chromosome 15, ASM4190304v1, whole genome shotgun sequence DNA includes these proteins:
- the dio3a gene encoding iodothyronine deiodinase 3a, translating to MNTIKAIKNAIVCLVLLPRFLMAAVMFWLLDFLCIRKRVFFRMKEQEGDAIDPPLCISDSNRLFSVESLKAVWHGHKLDFLKAAHLGHGAPNTEVVQLEDQRRSRILDYAKDKRPLILNFGSCTUPPFMARLKAFQGVVQQNADIADSVVVYIEEAHPSDGWVSTDAPYQIPKHRCLEDRLNAAQLMHLEVPGCPVVVDSMENSSNAAYGAYFDRLYILQEGKIVYQGGRGPEGYRITELRDWLDQYRRETLDKPSDLVINV from the coding sequence ATGAATACTATTAAAGCCATTAAAAATGCAATAGTCTGTCTCGTGTTGCTGCCCCGTTTTCTGATGGCAGCAGTCATGTTTTGGCTGCTTGACTTTTTATGCATAAGGAAAAGGGTTTTCTTCAGGATGAAGGAGCAGGAGGGTGATGCCATCGATCCTCCGCTCTGCATATCGGACTCCAACCGTCTCTTCAGTGTGGAGTCCCTCAAGGCAGTGTGGCACGGTCATAAACTGGACTTCCTGAAGGCAGCGCATCTCGGACACGGAGCGCCCAACACCGAAGTTGTTCAGCTGGAGGATCAGCGGCGCAGCCGCATCCTAGATTACGCAAAAGACAAGAGACCGCTCATCCTCAACTTTGGCAGCTGCACCTGACCACCGTTCATGGCGCGTCTGAAGGCTTTCCAGGGAGTCGTGCAGCAGAACGCAGATATAGCAGACTCTGTGGTTGTCTACATCGAGGAAGCGCACCCCTCCGACGGCTGGGTGAGCACTGACGCGCCCTATCAGATCCCCAAACACCGGTGTCTGGAGGACCGGCTGAACGCTGCGCAGCTGATGCACCTGGAGGTGCCCGGCTGCCCGGTGGTGGTCGACAGCATGGAAAACTCCTCCAACGCTGCCTACGGAGCTTATTTCGACAGACTTTATATACTGCAGGAGGGAAAAATAGTATACCAGGGTGGCAGAGGACCCGAGGGGTATCGGATCACAGAGCTCAGAGACTGGCTGGATCAATACAGAAGAGAAACGCTGGACAAACCCAGTGATCTAGTTATTAATGTGTAG